The Mycobacterium sp. EPa45 genomic interval CGCATCCCGGTCGACTCAGACAACACCGGCTCGGCTGGAACCTGGGACGAGTTCATCGCTGGGCCGCAGGTTCCGCTGTCGGAGGTCGACGCCCGCGCCGCCGCGGTGCGCCCCGACGACCCCTCCGATGTCCTGTTCACCTCGGGCACCACCGGCCGCAGCAAAGGTGTGCTCTGCGCCCACCGGCAATCACTGGCCGCCCCGGCGGCGTGGGCCGAATGCGGCCAGCTCACCAGCGCCGACCGCTACCTGTGCATCAACCCGTTCTTCCACAACTTCGGCTACAAGGCCGGCATTCTGGCCTGCCTGCAGACCGGTGCCACGCTGATCCCCCAGCTGACGTTCGACCCCGAACAGGCCATGCGGGTGATCGCCGAGAAACGCATCACCGTGGTGCCCGGACCACCGACCATCTTCCAGACGCTGTTGGACCACCCGGCCCGCAAGCAGTACGACCTGCGCTCACTGCGGTTCGCGGTGACCGGCGCGGCGACGGTGCCCGTCGTGCTGATCGAACGCATGCAGGCCGAGCTCGACTTCGACATCGTGCTCACCGCATACGGCCTCACCGAAGCCAACGGGTTCGGCACCATGTGCCGCGCCGACGACGACGCGGTCACCGTCGCCACCACCTGCGGGCGTCCGATCGCCGACTTCGAGCTGCGCATCGACGCACCGGACGACACTAGTGCAGGCGAAGTCCTGTTGCGCGGACCCAATGTGATGCTCGGCTACCTCGACGATCCGGCCGCCACGTCGGCGGCGATCGACGCCGACGGCTGGCTGCACACCGGTGACGTCGGCACCGTCGACAACGCCGGAAATCTGCGCATCACCGACCGGCTCAAGGACATGTACATCTGCGGCGGATTCAACGTCTACCCCGCCGAGATCGAACAGGTGCTGGCTCGGCTCGAGGGCGTCGCCGACTCCGCGGTCATCGGCGTGCCCGACCAACGTCTCGGCGAGGTTGGGCGCGCGTTCATCGTGCGCCGCCCCGACAGCGATCTCGACGAGCAGGCCGTGATCGACTACACCAAGAAGCACCTGGCCAATTTCAAGACCCCGCGCTCGGTGGTATTCGTGGAATCACTACCACGAAACCCCGGCGGCAAAGTGGTCAAACCCACACTGCGAGAGATGGTTTGATGGATCTCAGCTACGACGACGCCACCGAAGAGTTCCGCAACGAAGTGCGGAGCTTCCTGGCGGCCAACAAAGACTCGTTCCCGACGAAGTCCTACGACAACGCCGAAGGGTTCGAACAGCACCGGCGGTGGGACCGCATCCTGTTCGACGCCGGCCTGTCGGTGGTGACGTGGCCGGAGAAGTACGGCGGCCGCGACGCCACCCTGCTGCAGTGGGTGGTCTACGAGGAAGAGTACTTCCGCGCCGGCGCGCCCGGCCGGGCCAGCGCCAACGGCACCTCGATGCTGGGGCCCACGCTGTTCGCGCACGGTACCGAGGAGCAACTCGACCGAATCCTGCCCAAAATGGCCAGCGGCGAGGAGATTTGGGCGCAGGCCTGGTCGGAGCCGGAGTCCGGCAGCGACCTGGCGTCGCTGCGGTCCTCGGCAACCCAGACCGACGGCGGCTGGCTGCTCAACGGTCAGAAGATTTGGAGCAGCCGGGCACCGTTCGGCGACCGGGCTTTCGGTCTGTTCCGCTCCGACCCCAGCGCCGAACGTCATCGCGGGTTGACCTACTTCATGTTCGACCTCAAGGCCGACGGGGTGACCGTCCGGCCCATCGCCCAGCTCGGCGGCGACACCGGATTCGGAGAAGTGTTCCTGGACAACGTCTTCGTGCCCGACGCCGACGTGATCGGCGCTGTGCATGACGGCTGGCGCGCGGCGATGAGCACGTCGAGCAACGAGCGCGGCATGTCGCTGCGCAGCCCGGCGCGCTTCCTCGCACCGGCCGAGCGGCTGGCGTCCGAATGGCACAGCCGCGGCGCCGACCCGGCGTTCGCCGACCGGGTCGCCGATGCCTGGATCAAGGCGCAGGCGTATCGACTGCACACCTTCGGCACCGTCACCCGGATCGCTGCCGGTGGCGAACTGGGCGCCGAATCCTCGGTCACCAAGGTGTTCTGGTCGGATCTCGATGTCGCCCTGCACCAGACCGCACTGGAACTCCGCGGGGCCGACGCCGAGCTGACCGATGCCTGGACCGAGGGTCTGCTCTTCGCGCTGGGCGGCCCGATCTACGCCGGTACCAACGAGATTCAGCGCAACATCATCGCCGAGCGGCTGCTCGGGCTGCCGAGAGAGAGCGCCGGGAAGAAATGAAATTCACACTCGACGAACAGCATCGGGACTTCGCCGCCAGTATCGACGCCGCTTTGGGGGCCGCCGACGTCCCCGGCGCGGTGCGGGCGTGGGCGCAGGGTGACACCGCACCCGGCCGCAAGATATGGTCGGCACTGACCGACCTGGGCGTCACCGCCCTGGCGGTCGCGGAGAAGTACGACGGCATCGAGGCCCACCCCGTCGACCTGGTGGTCGCACTCGAGCGGCTCGGCCGCTGGAATGTGCCCGGTCCGGTCGCGGAATCCATTGCGGTGGCACCGGTTCTGCTGGCAGACGATGACCGTTCGGCCGCACTGGCCGCCGGAGAACTGATCGCGACGGTCGCGCTGCCGCCGTCGGTGCCACGCGCGGTCAACGC includes:
- a CDS encoding acyl-CoA dehydrogenase family protein, translated to MDLSYDDATEEFRNEVRSFLAANKDSFPTKSYDNAEGFEQHRRWDRILFDAGLSVVTWPEKYGGRDATLLQWVVYEEEYFRAGAPGRASANGTSMLGPTLFAHGTEEQLDRILPKMASGEEIWAQAWSEPESGSDLASLRSSATQTDGGWLLNGQKIWSSRAPFGDRAFGLFRSDPSAERHRGLTYFMFDLKADGVTVRPIAQLGGDTGFGEVFLDNVFVPDADVIGAVHDGWRAAMSTSSNERGMSLRSPARFLAPAERLASEWHSRGADPAFADRVADAWIKAQAYRLHTFGTVTRIAAGGELGAESSVTKVFWSDLDVALHQTALELRGADAELTDAWTEGLLFALGGPIYAGTNEIQRNIIAERLLGLPRESAGKK
- the fadD3 gene encoding 3-((3aS,4S,7aS)-7a-methyl-1,5-dioxo-octahydro-1H-inden-4-yl)propanoate--CoA ligase FadD3, whose translation is MTSAPRTTPAVLDRMALDFADHDALITDDRSFTFGELRDEVRRAAAAIVGLGVQPGDKVAIWSPNTWHWVIACLAIHYAGAVMVPLNTRYTADEASDILARTKAPLLFGMGRFLGADRVGDLDRGALPALRHIVRIPVDSDNTGSAGTWDEFIAGPQVPLSEVDARAAAVRPDDPSDVLFTSGTTGRSKGVLCAHRQSLAAPAAWAECGQLTSADRYLCINPFFHNFGYKAGILACLQTGATLIPQLTFDPEQAMRVIAEKRITVVPGPPTIFQTLLDHPARKQYDLRSLRFAVTGAATVPVVLIERMQAELDFDIVLTAYGLTEANGFGTMCRADDDAVTVATTCGRPIADFELRIDAPDDTSAGEVLLRGPNVMLGYLDDPAATSAAIDADGWLHTGDVGTVDNAGNLRITDRLKDMYICGGFNVYPAEIEQVLARLEGVADSAVIGVPDQRLGEVGRAFIVRRPDSDLDEQAVIDYTKKHLANFKTPRSVVFVESLPRNPGGKVVKPTLREMV